TCAGCTATCGGTGCATCCTATGCCGGCACCCTGGCCGTAACCACAACATCAGGTCCCGGATTTTCGCTCAAAACCGAAGCGCTTGGGCTGGCAACTATGCTCGAAATCCCGCTGGTACTGGTAAACGTACAGCGAGGTGGACCCTCCACTGGCCTGCCAACAAAAACTGAACAAGCTGATCTGCTGATGGCCATGTACGGTCGTCACGGCGAAGCACCATTGCCGGTTCTTGCCGCAGCATCGCCGGCTGACTGCTTCGACACCGTCTATACGGCATGCAAACTCACGGTAGAACACATGACGCCGGTGATTGTTCTTACCGATGGTGCCATTGCCAACGGTTCTGAACCGTGGCGGTTTCCCACTCAGGATCAGCTACAGCCAATCACTGTAGAGTTTCTGGATGCAACAAACGGTGCCGACGGTTCCTTACTCCCGTATAAGCGTAATGACAAGCTTGCACGACCATGGATTAAACCGGGTACCAAGGGGCTGGAGCACAGAATAGGCGGACTGGAAAAAATGGATGAAACCGGCAGCGTTTCGCACGAGCCAAAGAACCATGAAAAAATGGTTCGGCTCCGCCAGGCCAAGGTCCAACGCATCGCCGATTTTATCCCGCCGGTACAGTTGGACAGTGGAGAAATGAATGCTAAACTTCTTGCCGTAAGCTGGGGCTCTACCTACGGTGCTGTAAAAACCGCTGTGCAGGAGCTTTTATCGGAGGGATATCCGGTAGCACATATTCACCTGCGGTATATCAATCCGTTTCAGAAAAATCTGGGTGAAATGCTAAAAACGTTTGATAAAATTATTGTTCCTGAGATGAATACCGGACAATTATTACAGTTGCTCCGCGCTCAGTTCCTTGTCCCCGCCATTGGCATGAACAAAATCCAAGGTGTACCCTTCTCAGTAACTGAATTAAAAGAAGAATTTATCAAGGTGTTACATGCTTAATGACAGTGAATTGGCAGAGCCGGTAAAACTCACGCCGCAAGACTTTGTATCGGATCAGGAGGTTAAGTGGTGTCCGGGCTGCGGTGATTATTCAATATTGAAGCAGGTACAAACAGTTTTGCCGGAATCCAATACTCCTAAGGAGAACTATGTATTTATTTCGGGTATTGGTTGTTCTTCACGATTTACCTACTATATGGATACCTATGGCATGCATGGTATTCACGGTCGGGCTGCAGCCATTGCTTCGGGTGTAAAGATGGGTAACCCTGATTTGGATGTCTGGGTGATCTCCGGCGATGGTGATGCTCTCTCGATAGGGGGTAATCACTTTATCCATTTTCTGCGTAAGAATTTTAATATCAAGCTGCTGTTGTTTAATAACCAGATTTATGGGTTAACAAAGGGACAGTATTCGCCGACGTCAGAAAAAGGTAAAACAACCAAGACCACGCCATACGGCTCTCTGGATCAGCCGTTTAATCCCCTTGAGCTGGCTCTTGGGGCGAAAGCCTCGTTTGTAGCCCGAACGTTAGACCGCGATCCCAAGCACATGCAGGAGGTTCTCAGACGCGCTCATAAACACACTGGAGGCACCTTCGTAGAGATCTATCAGAACTGTCCGGTGTTTAATGATGGTACCTTCTTTGCATATTCCGATAAAGAAACCAAGAAGGAAGCAGCGATTATTCTTGAACACGGTAAACCACTTGTATTTGGAAATTCGAATGAGCTGGGAATACGATTAGACGGTACCACACCGGTCGTGGTCACTATTGGTGGTGACTCCGGGGTATCGGCCGACGATCTCTGGATACATGACGAAACTGATCGTACAAAGGCAACCATCATAGCACGTTTCCCGGATATAACTACTTCGCAGTTTCCCAGACCGTTTGGGGTAGTGTTTGCTGAAGAGCGTTCTGTATATGAAGCTGACATGGCTGCCCAAATCGAGAGCATTCAACAAGCCAAAGGCAACGTACCACTTAATTCTGTGCTCTCCGGATCAAAAACATGGCAGATTTTTTAACTCAGGGCTAATAGTTTTCTTAACACACTATGATGAGGTAATTCATGACCGATGCCATTCAGTCATTGTTTGATGAACACGATGTTATTTCGGAAGCTGTGGATGTTGCCGTACACGCAGAACAACTTATTGCAACTGATGCCGATAGGTACGAAGAAGTTGTTCGGTCTCTCCTTGAGTTTTTTCGTGTTTATGCCGATGGATTTCATCATCATAAAGAAGAAGAGATTCTGTTTCCGGAGATGAGCAAGAAAAACGACCTGCTTGGAGATGGTGTGATAAAGGAGATGCTCGAAAACCATCAGGATTTCAGAGATATGCTCCAAGGAATCGAGAATTTTCTGGAGCAAAAGAATTATGCGAAGGTGCAGCAAAAGCTAATGGCATACACTGACGCGCTGCAAGACCATATTGCTGTCGAAAATGATGAGGTGTTCCAGGTGGCTGAAGCCCTGCTTGATCCGGGTGAACTTGAACGCATTTATTTTCAGTTTTGCGATGCGGATCGCGAAACTGATGATAAGCTCTCCGGAGATAACCGCCACACGAAACAGCAACTGGTTTCAATGATGAGAGAAATAAAAGGTCGTCTTGCATAGGCGACTACATACTTCAAGGCCGTAGCGTAACCCGTTGTATTGTAATAGGATAGCGTGGTTTGGCATAGTGCGGTGTCCAAAATTCTATGACTGATATCATAGTGATGTATGATAGAAAAGACATAGTTTAGAGATACCAAACTACAAGCGCGCTGTACATGCAACACACCGGCGGACATCTTTCGAACGAAGTAACCTCATGCGCAAAGTGCGGATCGGTTCATGAGTCGATCTTTTGTGTCT
This is a stretch of genomic DNA from Ignavibacteria bacterium. It encodes these proteins:
- a CDS encoding hemerythrin domain-containing protein, with translation MTDAIQSLFDEHDVISEAVDVAVHAEQLIATDADRYEEVVRSLLEFFRVYADGFHHHKEEEILFPEMSKKNDLLGDGVIKEMLENHQDFRDMLQGIENFLEQKNYAKVQQKLMAYTDALQDHIAVENDEVFQVAEALLDPGELERIYFQFCDADRETDDKLSGDNRHTKQQLVSMMREIKGRLA
- a CDS encoding 2-oxoacid:ferredoxin oxidoreductase subunit beta — its product is MLNDSELAEPVKLTPQDFVSDQEVKWCPGCGDYSILKQVQTVLPESNTPKENYVFISGIGCSSRFTYYMDTYGMHGIHGRAAAIASGVKMGNPDLDVWVISGDGDALSIGGNHFIHFLRKNFNIKLLLFNNQIYGLTKGQYSPTSEKGKTTKTTPYGSLDQPFNPLELALGAKASFVARTLDRDPKHMQEVLRRAHKHTGGTFVEIYQNCPVFNDGTFFAYSDKETKKEAAIILEHGKPLVFGNSNELGIRLDGTTPVVVTIGGDSGVSADDLWIHDETDRTKATIIARFPDITTSQFPRPFGVVFAEERSVYEADMAAQIESIQQAKGNVPLNSVLSGSKTWQIF
- a CDS encoding 2-oxoacid:acceptor oxidoreductase subunit alpha, which produces MIQDIAESPERESSNGAVHRNIETREIASAVIRFAGDSGDGMQLTGMQFTDTTAFLGQDLNTFPDFPAEIRAPAGTVAGVSGFQVHFGSKEIFTPGDQYDVLVAMNSAALKVDLPKVKKGGIIIVNTSGFDARNLRLAKYPEGVNPLDDNTLDNYIVYKIDISKHTKDALAGMGLTTKETDRSKNMFVLGLLFWMFDKSMDYTKQFIREKFAKTPSIIDANLAVLNAGWNYGENTEIFGTQFKVSPAKLPPGTYRNITGNHATAIGLIAAAEMSGLPLFLGSYPITPASDILHELSKYKASGVKTFQAEDEIAGICSAIGASYAGTLAVTTTSGPGFSLKTEALGLATMLEIPLVLVNVQRGGPSTGLPTKTEQADLLMAMYGRHGEAPLPVLAAASPADCFDTVYTACKLTVEHMTPVIVLTDGAIANGSEPWRFPTQDQLQPITVEFLDATNGADGSLLPYKRNDKLARPWIKPGTKGLEHRIGGLEKMDETGSVSHEPKNHEKMVRLRQAKVQRIADFIPPVQLDSGEMNAKLLAVSWGSTYGAVKTAVQELLSEGYPVAHIHLRYINPFQKNLGEMLKTFDKIIVPEMNTGQLLQLLRAQFLVPAIGMNKIQGVPFSVTELKEEFIKVLHA